The Spirochaetota bacterium genome contains the following window.
GTCCCTGGTAAGAGTGTGCTTGTTTTAATGCCTGCTCTAATTCTTGATAGGAATACCCGCCAAAAAGACCCTGTACCCCTTTTACTGCGTTTGCCATTGCCACGTAATCTACTTCCACAGAATCAGATGTTTTGTATTCATTGCCATATTGAGCATACTGCAATCCAGTAATAGCCGACATCCTTCGGTTATCGAATATGACAATGATACCCTGTGCGTTATGCTGTACTCCGTCAATAAGTATCTGTGGATTCATCATGAAGCTTCCATCGCCACAAAATGCTATCATTGGTTTATTCAGAATTCCGGATACAAGCACCGATGATGACGCAAATCCCATGTATGAAGCGCCGGTCTCGGTGATCGTCTGCCCTTCGTGTTCATCCTCAACAATCTGGAATCCATTGGCCTGAACATCGCCAGCATCAAATACTTTGATGTAATTATGGTTGTCAGCAAAATCGCATACGGTTTTTATTGCGGCAGGCTGGGTAAGGACTTCTCGTTTCCACACATCATCATATAGTGTGGGATTATCAAAACGTAGCTTTTTGAATGATTGCCACTGTGCTTTTTTTTCTTGTAAGGCAGCAAGCCACTGTGATGAACTATCGCCTTTTTTAATTCCTGAATCCTTTACATGTTTGATAAACTG
Protein-coding sequences here:
- a CDS encoding thiamine pyrophosphate-dependent enzyme, whose amino-acid sequence is LPSAYKHAPVACANDEIFARAANVVRDAERITIKIGNGAHGCRKEIIELANLLDAAIVSGPSSTGIVPYSHPRYMSVGGSKGSLCGNYAMNEADVVVVIGTRAVCQWDCSGTAWKKAQTIINFNINPNHAFHYNKCISIVGDAKLNLMQFIKHVKDSGIKKGDSSSQWLAALQEKKAQWQSFKKLRFDNPTLYDDVWKREVLTQPAAIKTVCDFADNHNYIKVFDAGDVQANGFQIVEDEHEGQTITETGASYMGFASSSVLVSGILNKPMIAFCGDGSFMMNPQILIDGVQHNAQGIIVIFDNRRMSAITGLQYAQYGNEYKTSDSVEVDYVAMANAVKGVQGLFGGYSYQELEQALKQAHSYQGLSVIHVPVYYGQDELGGMGVFGSWNVGNWCQQVQEEYHRLGW